From Spirosoma aerolatum, one genomic window encodes:
- a CDS encoding nitrilase family protein, with protein MQNLKIATAQFENASGDKAYNLQVISNLSAKAAQQGAQVIAFHECSITGYTFARHLSREQMLDLAEYIPDGESIQALTQIAKANDIVILAGLFEKDQQDQLFKAYVCVDKNGLVAKYRKLHPFINPHVLPGDSYVVFDLLGWKCGILICYDNNIVENVRATALLGADIIFMPHVTMLTPSTRPGAGFADPALWANRANDPTSLRLEFDGMKGRAWLMKWLPARAYDNGIYVVFSNPIGMDDDQLKNGCSMIIDPFGDVIAECRELGNDVVVANCTPEKLQQAGGYRYRKARRPDLYKAILGQEHTPEQKVVWLNPDAN; from the coding sequence ATGCAAAACCTGAAGATCGCAACAGCTCAATTCGAGAATGCCAGTGGCGATAAAGCGTATAATTTACAGGTCATCAGTAACCTATCGGCAAAGGCGGCTCAGCAGGGCGCTCAGGTCATTGCCTTCCACGAATGTTCAATTACTGGCTATACCTTTGCCCGACACCTATCGCGCGAGCAGATGCTCGACTTAGCTGAGTACATTCCCGATGGGGAGAGCATTCAGGCACTTACCCAGATTGCGAAGGCAAACGATATTGTTATTCTGGCAGGTCTATTTGAAAAAGATCAGCAGGATCAGCTGTTTAAAGCCTACGTCTGTGTCGATAAGAATGGCCTGGTTGCTAAATACCGAAAGCTGCATCCGTTTATCAACCCTCATGTCCTGCCCGGCGATTCGTACGTTGTCTTTGATTTGCTCGGTTGGAAATGCGGTATTCTGATCTGTTACGATAACAACATTGTCGAAAATGTACGAGCGACGGCTTTGCTCGGAGCCGACATTATTTTCATGCCTCACGTAACGATGTTAACTCCGTCTACCCGACCGGGTGCAGGTTTTGCCGACCCAGCTCTCTGGGCAAACCGGGCCAATGACCCAACCTCGCTCCGACTTGAATTCGACGGCATGAAAGGGCGGGCCTGGCTCATGAAGTGGCTTCCCGCCCGTGCCTACGACAATGGTATTTATGTGGTCTTCTCCAACCCCATCGGTATGGACGACGACCAGCTAAAAAATGGCTGTTCGATGATTATCGACCCTTTTGGCGACGTTATTGCCGAATGCCGTGAGTTAGGCAACGATGTGGTGGTAGCCAATTGTACACCCGAAAAATTACAGCAGGCAGGCGGCTATCGCTACCGCAAAGCCCGTCGCCCTGATTTATATAAAGCTATCCTGGGACAGGAGCACACACCGGAACAAAAAGTAGTCTGGTTAAATCCTGATGCAAACTAA
- a CDS encoding sensor histidine kinase, producing MNVFTDKKLRLIGPFVLFLVGTLFFRLDWYLERSTDTLVRSDLIALSAGYICWHVARWIVMRLQKRYPGLDNTRRRLIWMAVLLPVLVNFAWLIRQLAHMAFNNLQYLTQTLSNYTYSIGIQLFYHFVYFIIYEGGYVLREWQQAYEHNERLKKAKLRHQLDTLKSQINPHFLFNSLNSLSMLIYESPRQAETFVDELSSVYRYLLRANDQELTSLNRELQFIRSYFQLLKTRYGAGVELTISVDDEVLEHKLPPLTLQLLVENAVKHNVILPARPLVIAIQTQGNTLIVQNNLQRKTTSVLSNKVGLAHIAAKYRLLGQRAISIQEDNGLFVITLPLVVGQSEPETTL from the coding sequence GTGAACGTCTTTACTGACAAAAAATTACGACTTATTGGCCCATTCGTCCTGTTTCTGGTGGGTACGCTGTTCTTTCGGCTCGATTGGTATCTTGAGCGATCGACGGATACGCTGGTTCGTTCGGACCTGATCGCTTTGTCGGCTGGTTATATCTGCTGGCATGTGGCCAGGTGGATCGTAATGCGCTTGCAGAAACGGTATCCTGGCCTGGATAATACCCGGCGCAGGCTGATTTGGATGGCGGTTTTGCTACCTGTACTGGTCAATTTTGCCTGGTTGATTCGTCAGCTTGCCCATATGGCTTTCAATAATCTGCAATACCTAACCCAAACGCTGTCAAACTATACGTATTCGATTGGTATTCAGTTATTTTACCACTTCGTTTACTTTATTATTTACGAAGGAGGCTATGTATTACGCGAGTGGCAGCAAGCCTACGAACACAACGAACGACTGAAGAAAGCGAAACTAAGGCATCAGCTCGATACCCTGAAAAGTCAGATCAATCCGCATTTTTTGTTCAATAGTCTTAATTCACTGTCGATGCTGATTTACGAGAGCCCGCGTCAGGCCGAAACCTTTGTGGATGAGTTGAGTAGCGTATATCGGTATTTACTGCGGGCGAACGATCAGGAACTTACCTCATTAAACCGGGAACTACAATTTATCCGGTCGTATTTTCAGTTGCTAAAAACGCGCTACGGAGCTGGCGTTGAGCTGACTATATCGGTCGATGATGAAGTGCTTGAGCATAAGTTACCCCCGTTGACCCTGCAACTGCTGGTAGAAAATGCGGTTAAGCATAATGTTATTTTGCCAGCCCGACCGCTGGTTATTGCGATTCAGACGCAGGGTAATACGCTGATTGTGCAGAACAATCTGCAACGGAAAACGACCTCCGTATTGTCCAATAAAGTAGGTTTAGCGCACATAGCGGCCAAATATCGGTTGCTGGGGCAGCGTGCTATTTCGATACAGGAAGATAATGGCCTGTTTGTAATCACTCTCCCACTGGTAGTGGGTCAATCGGAACCGGAAACAACGCTATGA
- a CDS encoding YciE/YciF ferroxidase family protein: MKNMQDLMEHTIQDLYSAENQILEALPQLISKAQSSQLRQAFEQHQRQTEKHVQRLEQVAKQLDIDPDGETCMAMQGLIEEAQDLLDQLDGDEITDAALIGAAQKVEHYEIASYGTARTLAQQAGQDKIADLLQQTLEEEKQTDEKLTEIATTKANQKAVKA; the protein is encoded by the coding sequence ATGAAAAACATGCAGGATTTAATGGAGCACACCATTCAGGATTTGTACTCCGCCGAAAACCAGATTCTTGAAGCACTGCCTCAACTGATTAGCAAGGCACAAAGTAGCCAGCTACGTCAGGCGTTCGAACAGCACCAGCGTCAAACCGAAAAACATGTTCAGCGCCTTGAGCAGGTGGCCAAACAGTTGGATATTGATCCCGATGGAGAAACCTGTATGGCTATGCAGGGACTTATTGAAGAAGCGCAGGATTTGCTGGACCAATTGGACGGTGACGAGATCACCGATGCGGCTCTTATCGGGGCTGCTCAGAAAGTGGAGCATTACGAAATCGCTTCTTACGGCACCGCCCGAACGCTGGCACAACAGGCAGGTCAGGACAAGATTGCTGATCTGCTCCAACAAACACTGGAGGAAGAAAAGCAAACCGACGAAAAGCTAACGGAAATAGCGACGACGAAGGCCAATCAAAAAGCGGTGAAGGCGTAG
- a CDS encoding outer membrane beta-barrel protein, producing MKRYLVLLCLALPLLGHAQSLKQQDILGKGHFNAGVSVGQGYRGTYPTTTFTSPHIQYFITNGWSLAIEGRYVSSNIYPQSVDKPDYRLWSGGVSTRYYFLRGKRLATFVHLGTYHGQSTLRMKSDAPATESRAWQTEVGLGAHYRVAKRWSVEAMVGRSGLKSTPTNSYFLLTPDDFNRWQVSIGINYQLR from the coding sequence ATGAAACGGTATTTAGTTCTACTCTGTTTGGCACTGCCTCTACTTGGCCATGCGCAATCTCTCAAGCAACAGGACATACTCGGCAAAGGGCATTTCAATGCCGGAGTCAGTGTCGGGCAGGGCTACCGGGGAACCTATCCAACCACAACCTTTACATCGCCCCATATCCAGTATTTTATTACCAATGGCTGGTCGCTGGCTATTGAAGGCCGTTATGTATCTAGTAACATCTACCCTCAATCCGTCGATAAACCCGATTATAGATTATGGAGCGGGGGGGTATCGACGCGTTACTATTTTCTACGGGGGAAACGGCTCGCTACATTCGTTCATTTGGGCACCTACCACGGCCAGAGTACGCTACGGATGAAGTCCGACGCACCAGCTACCGAGTCTCGTGCCTGGCAAACCGAAGTGGGTCTGGGCGCCCATTACCGGGTAGCGAAGCGGTGGTCTGTTGAAGCGATGGTTGGTCGAAGTGGGTTGAAAAGCACGCCCACTAATTCTTATTTTCTCTTAACTCCCGACGATTTTAACCGGTGGCAGGTGAGTATTGGTATTAATTACCAACTTCGCTGA
- a CDS encoding endonuclease/exonuclease/phosphatase family protein produces MATFHNLIRSLLTSIQPYLKTLGKLATYLVHTYRQFPIAYTALGYLFFSMAFCYYPVVNHWLGGFVMMSLPLAILGGFMACIYLFRKQQTAVAMAGIIWVLFSFVVVKRLLGTDSGDTDMSQARTLNVLSFNSETFQNGVDLSSLKADIACFQEYSPNSQIERQYTAKMEKLTCFDKDREIGLALFSQYPIVNQYGHIWDRSNGPDINGFLCADIAYGADTIRVVNVHLWSMGVRTNQAVDALKSGHLIQFATSLIDTFQKLKEGFEHRNEQFLEVESYVAGSRYPVIICGDFNETPIGYSYGKLRQNFKNAFEEAGQGLGFTLNRHPYCVRIDQQFVSSDWAIKTCQTLSGISFSDHFPVLAQYVLKKSLHAPNELLAQQK; encoded by the coding sequence ATGGCAACTTTTCACAACCTGATACGATCTCTTTTGACGAGTATACAACCTTACTTGAAAACGCTGGGCAAGCTGGCAACTTATTTAGTGCATACATACCGCCAGTTTCCGATTGCCTATACAGCACTCGGTTATTTGTTTTTCAGCATGGCCTTCTGCTACTACCCGGTCGTCAATCATTGGCTGGGGGGCTTTGTCATGATGAGCCTGCCGCTCGCTATTCTGGGTGGTTTTATGGCCTGCATCTACCTGTTTCGAAAGCAACAAACCGCCGTAGCAATGGCTGGGATAATCTGGGTATTGTTCTCGTTTGTTGTGGTCAAACGATTGCTGGGCACCGACAGTGGCGATACCGATATGAGCCAGGCCCGTACCTTAAATGTACTGAGTTTCAACAGTGAAACGTTCCAGAATGGCGTCGATCTCTCTTCCCTAAAAGCCGATATTGCGTGTTTTCAGGAATATTCGCCCAATAGTCAGATCGAACGGCAATACACGGCAAAAATGGAAAAGCTTACCTGCTTCGATAAAGATCGTGAAATAGGTTTAGCGTTGTTTTCTCAGTATCCGATCGTTAATCAGTATGGTCATATCTGGGATCGGTCGAACGGTCCCGACATCAATGGGTTTCTGTGTGCCGATATTGCCTACGGTGCCGACACCATCCGGGTTGTCAACGTCCATTTATGGTCGATGGGGGTACGAACCAATCAGGCGGTCGATGCGCTGAAATCGGGGCACCTCATCCAGTTTGCTACATCGTTGATTGATACCTTCCAGAAATTGAAAGAAGGCTTTGAGCACCGGAACGAACAGTTCTTGGAAGTAGAATCGTACGTAGCGGGTAGCCGATACCCCGTTATTATTTGTGGCGACTTCAATGAAACGCCCATCGGGTATTCGTACGGCAAGCTTCGGCAAAACTTCAAAAACGCATTCGAAGAAGCCGGACAGGGGCTTGGCTTTACGCTAAACCGCCATCCGTACTGTGTCCGAATCGACCAGCAGTTCGTCAGCAGCGACTGGGCCATTAAAACCTGTCAAACCTTATCGGGCATTTCGTTTTCCGACCATTTTCCTGTACTGGCGCAGTATGTCTTGAAGAAGTCCCTGCATGCCCCCAACGAGTTACTGGCTCAGCAGAAATAA
- a CDS encoding sensor histidine kinase codes for MTNIRTRLTVQFALLVTVILLLFSLGVYFFSKLYLEKRFFRRLQDRAITTTTLLFDLQQTDSTVLRVIDAGNKEPLLNENISIYNAKTKQVLFSNNPANTRFHEQFIPQLDSTAQTLYLRQHEYQVVAIHLAKANSSDWVIVSGIDQTGHEALDDLKKILIVMVLAALLLLGISGWFFADRALAPMSGIVQQVNTIFPADVSKRVEHPNRSDEIGVLVATFNQLLDRIEQAINKQKMFIANVSHELKNPLTKINSQIDVALIQKRNPDAYERTLQSLQEDTRHLAQLTNTLLELANTSMRADTMAVEPVRMDELLWESKTQLQSWHENYHIQLTFSDFPDEEEALITQGNRAALKVLLMNLLDNACKFSPDKTAQVTFQAKTTTIIIIVFNEGPQIPETDLPYIFQPFFRSNATAPSSKGHGVGLAVVAQVVEIHKGTISVKSTQAGTTFILTLPSIAPF; via the coding sequence ATGACCAATATTCGCACCCGACTTACGGTTCAATTTGCGCTACTGGTAACGGTCATTCTGCTGTTGTTTTCGCTCGGGGTTTATTTTTTCAGCAAACTCTACCTCGAAAAACGCTTTTTCCGACGACTTCAGGATCGGGCTATCACCACCACTACCCTCCTGTTCGACTTACAGCAAACGGATAGCACGGTACTCCGCGTGATTGATGCGGGGAATAAAGAGCCACTACTCAACGAAAACATTTCGATCTATAACGCTAAAACCAAACAAGTACTTTTTTCCAACAATCCGGCCAACACCCGATTTCACGAGCAGTTTATTCCGCAACTCGACTCGACCGCCCAAACGCTTTACCTGCGCCAGCACGAATATCAGGTAGTAGCCATTCACCTGGCCAAAGCCAACAGCAGTGATTGGGTGATTGTCAGTGGTATTGATCAGACGGGGCACGAAGCGCTGGACGATCTGAAAAAGATTCTGATTGTGATGGTTCTGGCAGCTCTCCTGCTTCTGGGAATTTCGGGCTGGTTTTTTGCCGACCGGGCGCTGGCTCCCATGTCGGGCATTGTGCAGCAGGTGAATACGATTTTTCCGGCCGATGTATCGAAACGGGTGGAACACCCTAACCGCTCCGACGAAATAGGCGTATTGGTAGCGACCTTCAATCAGCTACTCGACCGCATTGAGCAAGCCATCAACAAACAGAAGATGTTCATCGCCAATGTGTCGCACGAGTTAAAAAACCCGCTCACCAAAATCAATTCGCAGATTGACGTTGCCTTAATCCAGAAGCGAAATCCCGATGCCTATGAACGGACACTTCAGTCGCTTCAGGAGGATACCCGCCATCTGGCCCAACTGACCAATACCTTACTGGAACTAGCCAATACCTCCATGCGGGCCGATACCATGGCTGTAGAACCCGTTCGTATGGATGAACTGCTCTGGGAATCAAAAACTCAGTTGCAAAGCTGGCACGAGAACTACCACATCCAGCTTACTTTTTCCGACTTCCCGGATGAGGAAGAAGCGCTGATAACACAGGGAAATCGTGCCGCACTCAAAGTACTGCTGATGAATCTGCTGGATAACGCCTGCAAATTTTCGCCCGACAAAACGGCACAGGTAACCTTCCAGGCGAAGACGACCACAATCATCATCATTGTTTTTAACGAAGGCCCTCAAATACCGGAAACCGATCTCCCCTACATTTTCCAACCCTTCTTTCGCAGTAATGCCACGGCCCCATCGAGCAAAGGGCACGGGGTTGGTCTGGCCGTTGTGGCCCAGGTTGTCGAGATTCATAAGGGCACCATTTCTGTTAAATCGACGCAGGCGGGCACTACTTTTATCCTTACCCTCCCCAGTATCGCTCCATTTTAA
- a CDS encoding outer membrane beta-barrel protein, with translation MKAYLFTSLFLLTCCSPTWAQTDKGRWQIGSQIGNLRYQNEGQYAQKSFSGTIMPTVGHFVATNLLIGTGIPVSYSTSYLKSPDFKSYQLSYGLSPFINYYFGKGPLKPYLGAAYGYNRTVNYYRSFLNGESKATGYSTAIAPHAGVAYFISRNIGLNTELNYTIQHVEAGFLDNIPANQQSFPAIDTKFFSLNFGFQLYFGR, from the coding sequence ATGAAAGCATACCTATTTACGAGCCTGTTTCTTCTTACCTGCTGTTCGCCTACATGGGCGCAAACGGACAAAGGGCGCTGGCAGATCGGTAGCCAGATTGGTAATCTCAGATATCAGAATGAGGGCCAGTACGCTCAAAAGAGCTTTTCGGGAACTATTATGCCAACGGTGGGCCATTTTGTGGCTACCAATCTGCTAATCGGAACGGGGATACCCGTTAGCTATTCGACTAGCTACCTTAAATCGCCCGATTTTAAGAGCTACCAATTAAGTTATGGACTGTCACCGTTTATTAATTACTATTTTGGTAAAGGGCCTTTGAAGCCTTACCTGGGTGCTGCTTATGGTTATAATCGTACGGTTAATTATTACCGATCATTTCTGAATGGTGAATCGAAAGCAACGGGCTATTCCACGGCTATCGCTCCGCATGCTGGGGTGGCCTACTTTATTAGCCGGAATATTGGTCTGAATACCGAACTGAACTACACGATTCAGCATGTTGAAGCAGGTTTTCTGGATAATATTCCGGCTAATCAACAGAGTTTTCCAGCCATCGATACAAAGTTCTTTTCACTGAATTTTGGCTTTCAGCTCTATTTCGGACGATAG
- a CDS encoding sensor histidine kinase encodes MKSLNDRWLRWFGPIGLYAFVSLFFRFDLYATSTWRALLVNVTIAVTAGIVCWQLARWVVLTIQHRYPGLDNTRQRLLWLLAVLPVLVGFAWLFRHLLRFLIEGTFNYYTTAIELSRNIGIQIFYHFIYFAIYEGWYILQQWQRETVQTSTLEKVSLQSQLASLQHQVNPHFLFNSLNSLSSLIGDDPVQADTFLGELTAVFRYLLQASEQQLVPLSDEIAFIRSYFHLLQTRYQDGLVLDLSADLVEKHGLIPPLALQVLIENAVRYNVILPDNPLHIRIYTTLDQRLHVANTLQRKNLRVETAGAGLSNLATRYELLNEGSLLIEETPGWFVVSLPLVSEGRLAEVG; translated from the coding sequence ATGAAATCCTTAAATGATCGTTGGCTTCGGTGGTTCGGTCCGATAGGACTTTATGCGTTCGTGAGCCTGTTTTTTCGATTCGATCTGTACGCTACCAGTACATGGCGGGCGTTGCTGGTCAATGTGACCATTGCTGTAACGGCTGGTATTGTTTGCTGGCAGCTTGCCCGGTGGGTAGTTTTAACCATTCAGCACCGTTATCCCGGCCTGGACAACACCCGTCAGCGATTGCTGTGGTTGCTGGCTGTATTGCCGGTTCTGGTTGGTTTTGCCTGGCTATTTCGCCACCTCTTGCGCTTTCTGATCGAAGGTACATTCAATTATTACACCACCGCCATTGAGTTGAGCCGTAATATCGGTATTCAGATTTTTTACCATTTCATTTATTTCGCCATCTATGAGGGCTGGTATATTTTGCAGCAATGGCAGCGCGAAACGGTACAAACCAGTACGCTGGAAAAAGTGTCGTTGCAAAGCCAGTTGGCGTCGTTACAGCATCAGGTTAACCCGCATTTTCTGTTCAATAGCTTAAACTCACTTTCGTCGCTGATTGGCGATGACCCGGTGCAGGCCGATACGTTTCTGGGCGAGCTAACGGCTGTTTTTCGGTATCTGTTACAGGCTAGCGAGCAGCAACTGGTTCCGTTGAGCGACGAGATTGCGTTTATCCGCTCGTATTTTCATCTGCTCCAAACGCGTTATCAGGATGGATTAGTACTGGATTTGTCGGCTGATCTGGTAGAGAAGCACGGCCTCATTCCACCGTTAGCCCTGCAGGTTCTAATTGAAAATGCCGTACGGTATAATGTCATCTTACCTGATAACCCCCTACATATACGTATATACACGACCCTCGACCAGCGCCTGCACGTTGCCAACACACTCCAGCGCAAAAACCTCCGGGTCGAAACGGCTGGGGCAGGGTTGAGTAATCTGGCAACACGCTACGAACTCCTCAACGAAGGGAGCTTGCTGATTGAAGAAACACCCGGTTGGTTCGTCGTGAGCTTACCCTTGGTTAGTGAGGGGCGACTGGCTGAAGTGGGATAG
- a CDS encoding response regulator transcription factor produces the protein MKILLIEDEVKTVQSIRQGLEEHQWEVDVAYDGILGFQLATRSPYALIISDIILPGMNGLELCRKLREANVATPILMLTALGTTDDKIVGLDAGADDYLVKPFVFGELMARVRALTRRTHHSIQPSNVLKIADLELNTDTKTVTRAGREISLTAKEFQLLEYFLRHQGRVISKVELAERLWDLTFDTGTNVIEVYINFLRKKIDKDFNPKLLHTQIGMGYVVKLVS, from the coding sequence ATGAAAATTCTGCTGATTGAGGATGAAGTCAAAACGGTTCAGAGTATTAGACAGGGACTCGAAGAGCACCAGTGGGAAGTCGATGTAGCCTACGACGGTATCCTGGGCTTTCAACTGGCTACCCGGTCGCCTTATGCACTTATCATTTCCGATATTATTCTGCCCGGCATGAATGGTCTGGAGCTTTGCCGAAAGCTACGGGAAGCCAACGTGGCCACCCCGATTCTGATGCTGACCGCGCTGGGAACAACCGACGATAAAATTGTGGGACTTGACGCAGGAGCCGATGATTACCTGGTCAAACCGTTTGTATTTGGAGAACTTATGGCGCGGGTTCGGGCGCTTACCCGTCGAACGCATCATTCCATTCAGCCCAGCAATGTATTGAAAATTGCCGATCTTGAGCTGAATACCGATACCAAAACGGTAACCCGTGCAGGCCGTGAGATCTCGCTGACGGCCAAGGAGTTTCAGTTACTCGAATATTTCCTGCGCCATCAGGGACGGGTGATTTCTAAGGTGGAACTGGCCGAGCGGCTTTGGGATCTGACCTTCGATACGGGTACCAACGTCATTGAAGTATATATAAATTTTCTCCGCAAAAAGATCGATAAAGACTTCAATCCCAAATTGTTGCACACACAGATCGGTATGGGATATGTTGTAAAGCTCGTGTCGTGA
- a CDS encoding CopD family protein: MTFFYSKALHIIFVVTWFAGLFYMPRLFIYATESEQLDEPGRSAVQKQLLLMQNRLWFIITWPSAIITLIMGLTTWYNYGSTPDWLIYKLVLVAGLYVYHILCHVLYRQQQRGVFRYTSTQLRVWNEVSTLFLFAIVFLVVLKDALNMLWGLLGIFGLMIALMMGIRVYKRLRKE, from the coding sequence ATGACGTTCTTTTATAGCAAAGCGCTTCACATCATCTTTGTGGTAACCTGGTTTGCCGGGTTATTTTATATGCCCAGATTGTTCATTTATGCCACCGAATCGGAACAACTGGACGAACCGGGCCGTAGCGCTGTACAAAAACAATTGCTGCTGATGCAGAATCGGCTCTGGTTTATTATTACCTGGCCATCGGCAATTATCACGCTGATTATGGGCCTCACGACCTGGTACAACTATGGGTCGACGCCCGATTGGCTGATCTATAAACTGGTGCTGGTGGCAGGCCTATACGTCTATCACATACTGTGTCATGTTCTGTATCGACAGCAGCAGCGTGGCGTATTTCGCTATACATCCACACAACTTCGCGTCTGGAACGAAGTATCGACCCTGTTTCTTTTCGCCATCGTGTTTCTGGTGGTCCTGAAAGACGCCCTGAATATGCTGTGGGGGTTGTTAGGGATTTTCGGCCTCATGATCGCTCTGATGATGGGTATCCGCGTGTACAAGCGGCTGCGGAAAGAGTAA